The nucleotide sequence GCATGGCGACTTCCATTCGACTGGCGCCCGAAACTGAGCAGCGCCTCGATTTCTTGGCGAGCAGTACCGGGCGTACCAAAGCGTATTACTTGCGTGAAATCATCGACCACGGCCTTACCGACTTGGAGGATTACTACCTCGCGGCGGAAGTCCTGGAGCGGGTTCGTAAAGGCCAAGAGGTCGTACACTCAGC is from Pseudomonas sp. ML2-2023-3 and encodes:
- a CDS encoding CopG family transcriptional regulator — encoded protein: MATSIRLAPETEQRLDFLASSTGRTKAYYLREIIDHGLTDLEDYYLAAEVLERVRKGQEVVHSAADVRKSLGLDD